The Calliphora vicina chromosome 3, idCalVici1.1, whole genome shotgun sequence genome contains a region encoding:
- the LOC135953707 gene encoding uncharacterized protein LOC135953707 encodes MNWQFLLKLLALMQIFKLSENSHVQLAKQHLQTEVNASIGHLPSPSPPPLAAVSSSSAHPFYHHHLHKRHSQQFGPPLPPSQQRQYHQHWQRNGQRAERRHYRLHHHRPHNRWVPRRHHHHHHSHAQYTPWTAWSPCSPECLQRRERYCKTKRKCGHIKHIEERKCWRCHPAWPATSSSLPPHAVQQQQQQQQQQQSQQVNSGTPTIVINAAAAAATAPVSATSAITQPESHHHHDQQQHPTPEIVLPTELNNIHHPVTIHPHDLDEDDEDHHATSHFKDDTSDDYDDEDNDETDFYIVKTKRKRKHHHKRKPQLNEFEDYLEYGEVAGGLTSKEQQQDDLRDLGLATSTELLDPSSSEVRSIQNQKFLPSTSANQLRSMRQREKKRSRGHRQGRHNSRRNLKGAVGVYDDGAIEGDVFQYEDFDIDISRAEHQYGDVSYEDPVDEDAGNSSNLTPSKERATPEHLIPKHRRIYSKWSRWTKCSPKCTTRRYKKCRVREQCGREVLREIAYCYTEGSFCQQWLQAQVQKSPSYDMRPVATRRRDISDDGGTLSNSIGGTLSDFIMNGKGYRGPEYTPMKLKCGIAPIRSNKRNMYNMLKIIGGKAARKGEWPWQVAIFNRYKEAFCGGTLIAPQWVLTAAHCVRKVLYVRIGEHNLDYEDGTEMQVKVLKSFKHPNFDKKTVDSDVALLKLPKPINGTTWIGFSCLPRPYQPLPKNMDCTVIGWGKRRNRDIAGTSVLHQAEVPIIPMDNCRSVYHDYTITKNMFCAGHKRGRIDTCAGDSGGPLLCRDTTKPNHPWTIFGITSFGDGCAKRNKFGIYAKVPNYVDWVWSVINCNGNCKMHQRST; translated from the exons AATAGTCATGTACAATTGGCTAAACAGCATTTACAAACGGAAGTTAATGCTTCAATAGGTCATTTACCATCACCGTCACCGCCACCATTAGCAGCCGTAAGTTCTTCAAGTGCACACCCTTTTTATCACCATCATCTACATAAAAGACACAGTCAACAGTTTGGCCCGCCTCTACCGCCATCACAACAGCGTCAATATCATCAGCATTGGCAGAGAAATGGCCAAAGAGCTGAACGTCGTCACTATCGTCTGCATCATCATCGTCCACATAATAGATGGGTGCCGCGTCGTCATCACCATCATCACCATTCGCATGCCCAGTATACCCCTTGGACAGCTTGGTCACCCTGTTCGCCGGAGTGTTTACAACGCAGAGAACGTTATTGCAAAACGAAACGGAAATGCGGTCATATTAAACATATAGAGGAACGCAAATGTTGGCG ATGTCATCCCGCTTGGCCAGCAACGTCAAGCAGTCTACCGCCACATGCAgtccaacagcaacaacagcagcagcagcaacaacaatcaCAACAAGTCAACAGTGGAACACCAACAATTGTTATCAATGCGGCTGCAGCAGCCGCCACTGCACCAGTTTCAGCAACAAGTGCAATCACACAGCCAGAATCTCACCATCATCATGATCAACAACAACATCCCACACCAGAAATTGTACTACCCACTGAGTTGAACAACATACATCATCCTGTTACAATTCATCCACACGATTTAGATGAAGACGACGAAGATCATCATGCAACATCGCATTTCAAAGATGACACCAGTGATGATTACGATGATGAAGACAATGACGAGACAGACTTTTATATTGTAAAGACTAAGAGAAAAAGAAAACATCACCATAAACGGAAGCCTCAATTGAATGAATTTGAGGATTATTTGGAGTATGGTGAAGTAGCTGGTGGCCTGACATCTAAAGAACAGCAACAAGATGATCTCAGAGATTTGGGTTTGGCCACATCAACCGAGCTCTTAGATCCCTCTAGTAGTGAAGTGAGATCAATTCAAAATCAGAAATTTCTACCTTCTACTTCAGCCAATCAGCTACGTTCCATGAGACAGAGGGAAAAGAAGAGATCTAGAGGTCATCGTCAGGGCAGGCATAATTCAAGACGAAATTTGAAGGGTGCTGTGGGCGTATACGATGATGGTGCCATTGAGGGTGATGTATTTCAATATGAAGATTTCGATATCGATATAAGTCGTGCCGAACATCAATATGGTGATGTCTCGTATGAGGATCCGGTGGATGAGGATGCGGGAAATTCTTCGAATTTAACACCCTCAAAAGAGCGAGCAACACCAGAGCATTTAATACCAAAACATAGACGCATATATTCCAAATGGAGCAGATGGACGAAATGTTCGCCGAAGTGTACAACGAGAAGATATAA AAAATGTCGCGTTCGCGAGCAGTGTGGCCGCGAGGTTTTACGTGAAATTGCCTACTGCTATACCGAAGGAAGCTTTTGCCAACAATGGCTGCAGGCACAGGTACAAAAGTCTCCGTCCTACGACATGAGACCGGTGGCCACACGTCGCCGTGACATAAGCGATGATGGTGGCACTCTCTCCAATTCTATAGGCGGTACCCTTAGTGATTTTATTATGAATGGCAAGGGTTATCGTGGACCTGAATACACACCGATGAAATTGAAATGTGGCATTGCACCGATACGTAGCAATAAACGTAACATGTATAATATGCTGAAAATTATTGGTGGCAAGGCGGCACGCAAGGGTGAATGGCCGTGGCAAGTGGCGATATTTAATCGATATAAG GAAGCCTTTTGTGGCGGTACTTTAATAGCACCCCAATGGGTGTTGACGGCAGCTCATTGTGTGCGCAAAGTATTGTATGTGCGCATAGGAGAACATAATTTAGACTATGAAGATGGCACTGAGATGCAAGTAAAAGTGCTGAAAAGTTTCAAACATCCCAATTTTGACAAGAAAACGGTGGACAGTGATGTGGCCCTATTAAA ACTTCCCAAACCCATTAACGGTACTACATGGATAGGTTTCTCTTGCCTGCCACGGCCCTATCAACCTTTGCCCAAGAATATGGATTGCACGGTCATAGGTTGGGGTAAACGGCGCAATCGTGATATAGCAGGCACTAGTGTGCTGCATCAGGCCGAGGTGCCCATCATACCCATGGACAATTGTCGTTCGGTGTATCATGATTACACAATAACGAAGAATATGTTTTGTGCGGGCCACAAACGAGGACGCATCGACACATGTGCCGGTGATTCAGGAGGTCCTCTACTATGTCGCGACACCACAAAACCCAATCATCCCTGGACCATATTTGGCATAACATCGTTCGGTGATGGCTGTGCGAAACGTAATAAATTTGGTATTTATGCCAAAGTACCCAACTATGTTGACTGGGTATGGTCGGTCATTAATTGCAATGGCAATTGTAAAATGCATCAACGTTCGACCtaa